From the Accumulibacter sp. genome, one window contains:
- a CDS encoding lipopolysaccharide biosynthesis protein — translation MSLRSQVLAALRWTVIGRFASQIASWAITILVMRFLLPADYGLMAMATIFSSLLALVAELGLSSSLIQTRDISDRQMRQVFGVTLLANLGVFALLALVIAPLAAIFFSEPRLQTIIQVVALQFIPAIFAVIPGALLHREMAYRGRSLVDFGSSLAGSLLTLGLAYASHGVWALAWGGVLMATLRAAGYNLLRPYKGLPLFDFSGSGRIIRFGRDIAANQVVYHFYSQADSLIVGKLLGRHDLGLYSVSMDLASLPTSRLASILNQVAFPAMSKVKREGGSVNPYVLKSMRAISLISFPVMWGMSSVAPEIVGGLLGSNWDGASLPLMLLCLIMPLRVLGPIVHAALQSVGRADVSFRNTCATAVVMCLAFIVGCQFGLIGLALSWVLAFPCVFLANLVRAAPHLDLHLGEVIGALGRSALASGVMYGCVALAREHVALPPLPMLLLLALLGAVAYLAASSLFNRRGIDEALALLRPERQPSIADREARS, via the coding sequence ATGAGTCTGCGCAGCCAGGTGCTGGCCGCACTGCGGTGGACGGTGATCGGGCGTTTTGCCAGCCAGATTGCCTCCTGGGCGATCACCATCCTGGTCATGCGCTTCCTGCTGCCGGCCGACTATGGCCTGATGGCCATGGCGACCATCTTTTCCAGTCTGTTGGCGCTGGTCGCAGAACTCGGCCTGAGTTCCAGCCTGATCCAGACGCGCGATATCTCCGATCGCCAGATGCGTCAGGTGTTCGGCGTCACCCTCCTCGCCAACCTGGGGGTATTCGCCCTGCTGGCGCTGGTCATCGCACCGCTGGCAGCGATCTTCTTCAGTGAGCCGCGCCTGCAGACGATCATTCAAGTGGTGGCGCTGCAATTCATTCCGGCAATCTTTGCGGTGATTCCGGGGGCGTTGTTGCATCGGGAGATGGCCTACCGTGGACGTAGTCTCGTCGACTTCGGGTCCAGTCTGGCCGGATCGCTCCTCACCCTGGGTCTGGCCTATGCGTCACACGGCGTCTGGGCGCTCGCCTGGGGTGGCGTGCTCATGGCGACGCTGCGCGCTGCCGGTTACAATCTGCTCAGACCCTACAAGGGTCTGCCGCTGTTCGACTTCAGTGGCAGCGGTCGGATCATCCGCTTCGGGCGTGATATCGCCGCCAACCAGGTGGTTTACCATTTCTATTCACAGGCTGACTCCCTGATCGTCGGCAAGCTTCTGGGACGACACGATCTGGGCCTTTACTCGGTGTCGATGGATCTGGCGTCGTTGCCGACCTCGCGGCTCGCATCCATACTGAATCAGGTGGCCTTTCCCGCGATGTCCAAGGTGAAGCGTGAGGGCGGCAGTGTCAATCCTTATGTTCTCAAGAGCATGCGTGCCATCAGCCTGATCAGCTTTCCAGTCATGTGGGGCATGTCGAGCGTTGCCCCGGAAATCGTTGGTGGCCTTCTGGGTTCCAACTGGGATGGTGCCAGCCTGCCCCTGATGCTGCTCTGCCTGATCATGCCCTTGCGCGTCCTTGGGCCGATCGTTCACGCCGCGCTGCAGTCGGTGGGTCGCGCCGACGTCAGCTTCAGGAACACGTGTGCCACCGCCGTCGTGATGTGTTTGGCGTTCATCGTCGGCTGCCAGTTTGGCCTCATTGGCCTTGCCCTGTCCTGGGTGCTCGCCTTTCCCTGCGTATTTCTGGCGAATCTGGTACGTGCCGCGCCTCATCTCGATCTGCATCTGGGCGAAGTCATTGGCGCGCTGGGCAGATCGGCATTGGCCAGTGGCGTCATGTACGGCTGTGTCGCTCTGGCTCGTGAACACGTCGCTCTGCCACCGCTGCCGATGTTGCTGCTGCTCGCGCTGCTTGGTGCCGTCGCCTATCTGGCTGCGAGCTCGCTGTTCAACCGCAGGGGGATCGACGAAGCGCTGGCTCTCCTGCGACCGGAACGGCAGCCATCAATCGCGGACAGGGAGGCTCGGTCATGA
- a CDS encoding FAD-dependent oxidoreductase, with protein sequence MTKATATAVIVGGGLNALGIVRSLAEQRVPMILVCSGSGPAWHSRYPRHHVVGETEGEALIAALKSIAASLPERPVLFLTEEKSVTSVSERRQELVSDYLITLPEQQTLANLMHKEGFQKLAIDCGSPVPAAVRLQTERDLEHLCELRFPCVLKPAFKHYGYGDRFKKAYVVASAAEASLRYREIAPVLADLVVQEWIEGADSDIYFCLQYVTADQRPAASFVGRKLRSWPPRIGGTASCIAAPECHDELSDMTSLFFRQVGFVGMGSMEYKRDCRDGRFYMVEPTVGRTDFQEEVATVNGVNIPFAAYCAETGASLPPGRYLQPPKIWRDPIVDRWSAEEQGSAGALPAADAVDAYWRANDPMPWCVLTWERVRARCQTLLTGRR encoded by the coding sequence ATGACGAAAGCGACGGCGACGGCGGTGATCGTTGGCGGCGGATTGAATGCCCTCGGGATCGTGCGCAGTCTGGCCGAGCAGAGAGTCCCGATGATTCTGGTGTGCAGCGGCAGTGGCCCGGCCTGGCATAGCCGATATCCGCGGCACCATGTCGTCGGGGAGACGGAAGGTGAGGCCCTGATCGCCGCGCTCAAGTCGATCGCCGCAAGCTTGCCGGAAAGACCGGTTCTCTTCCTGACCGAAGAGAAATCGGTCACATCGGTCTCGGAACGCCGGCAGGAGCTTGTTTCCGACTACCTGATCACCCTGCCGGAGCAGCAGACACTGGCGAATCTGATGCACAAGGAAGGGTTTCAGAAACTGGCGATCGACTGTGGGAGTCCTGTTCCGGCAGCGGTCCGCTTGCAGACGGAGCGTGATCTGGAGCATCTTTGCGAGTTGCGATTCCCTTGCGTTCTGAAGCCCGCATTCAAGCATTATGGCTACGGCGACCGCTTCAAGAAGGCATACGTGGTCGCATCGGCCGCGGAAGCCTCGCTACGCTATCGCGAGATTGCACCGGTTCTGGCCGACCTCGTTGTTCAGGAATGGATTGAAGGCGCTGATTCCGATATCTATTTCTGTCTGCAGTACGTCACTGCCGATCAGCGTCCGGCGGCCTCGTTCGTCGGTCGCAAGCTGCGCTCGTGGCCACCACGGATTGGTGGCACGGCGAGCTGCATTGCGGCTCCGGAATGCCATGACGAACTGAGCGACATGACGTCGCTCTTCTTTCGCCAGGTCGGTTTCGTCGGCATGGGCAGCATGGAGTACAAGCGGGATTGCCGCGATGGCCGCTTCTACATGGTGGAGCCTACCGTCGGGCGTACCGATTTTCAGGAGGAGGTTGCCACGGTCAATGGCGTGAACATCCCGTTCGCCGCCTACTGTGCCGAAACCGGTGCTTCGTTGCCGCCCGGGCGGTACCTGCAGCCACCGAAGATCTGGCGCGATCCGATCGTTGATCGCTGGTCGGCGGAGGAACAGGGGAGTGCGGGTGCCCTGCCTGCAGCAGACGCCGTCGACGCCTACTGGCGGGCCAATGATCCGATGCCATGGTGCGTCCTGACCTGGGAAAGAGTGCGCGCACGCTGTCAGACGCTGCTGACGGGGCGGAGATAG
- a CDS encoding phosphotransferase: MLSLVGKALVSSGFVAPQARLVFNVMVSRGEAIALDVWDPGKDAWYHVQACFHYDLGERFASYRLAHDRFRERTPKPLAHLRLDGWSLLVATACEHRIVRARDLDSGRRSAHLVGQLIAFFASARASSLDAADACSHDLFMAEAGAFLADSPDAGSALRRYLGQLDRTLWADIPHIPQHGDFVLNNLGAARGDLLVFDWEDYGATALAGFDIFMISLSVAGMSATSARLIRDTEDPAACPWFFAQRACAASALPYASFRRAVPLYLIVFRYLKRNYGREIGQRIDAILEQVLP, encoded by the coding sequence GTGCTGAGCCTGGTCGGCAAGGCGCTGGTGAGCAGTGGGTTCGTGGCGCCGCAAGCCAGGCTCGTATTCAACGTCATGGTCTCGCGTGGCGAGGCGATTGCACTGGATGTCTGGGATCCCGGCAAGGATGCCTGGTATCACGTCCAGGCGTGCTTCCATTACGATCTCGGCGAACGCTTCGCCAGCTATCGCCTGGCGCACGACCGGTTTCGCGAGCGCACGCCGAAGCCGCTCGCCCATCTGCGCCTTGACGGCTGGAGCCTGCTGGTTGCGACGGCCTGCGAGCACCGCATCGTCCGTGCGCGTGACCTGGACTCCGGTCGCCGATCGGCGCACCTGGTCGGGCAGTTGATCGCTTTCTTTGCCAGCGCCCGCGCCAGCTCGCTCGACGCTGCGGACGCCTGCAGCCACGACCTTTTCATGGCCGAGGCCGGTGCGTTCCTGGCAGATTCCCCCGATGCCGGTAGCGCGCTCCGGCGCTATCTGGGGCAGTTGGATCGCACGCTTTGGGCGGACATCCCGCACATCCCGCAGCATGGCGACTTCGTACTCAACAATCTGGGTGCGGCGCGCGGCGATCTGTTGGTGTTCGACTGGGAGGACTATGGTGCGACGGCTCTGGCTGGGTTCGACATCTTCATGATCAGCCTGTCCGTCGCCGGCATGAGCGCGACATCGGCACGGCTGATCCGCGATACCGAGGATCCGGCTGCATGCCCCTGGTTCTTCGCGCAGCGCGCTTGTGCAGCGTCGGCACTGCCCTACGCAAGCTTTCGTCGCGCAGTGCCGCTCTACCTCATCGTTTTCAGGTATCTGAAGCGCAACTACGGACGCGAGATCGGCCAGCGCATCGATGCCATTCTCGAGCAGGTGCTTCCCTGA
- a CDS encoding DegT/DnrJ/EryC1/StrS family aminotransferase → MSYQRLPYADWGWAELRAVLAAMLCGRIRRGPGARQLAGALAGLLTVPHVLPVNSGRTALRLGLEALMQLRPGSNEVIIPAFICPAVVEVVNLLGLVPVFANVGADLNLDPGGCEQRIGSRTLAIIVAHMYGCPAKIEAFATIAKAARVFLVDDAAQVVGESVGGRMLGTFGDFGVLSFAQSKCVVTGESGGGGVLICHENEVLPIVRARVAGLAPAEGRLRALVAFFWNYLLESHTAALSYRWQRLRQQVLGARVRGLVPAGIANLDACLALVQLNSLSRRREQRLRILGQYADVLAAPGDPWLMPQFAPGRYLARVMVSLPPGVELDECQRQLRRESVCTRRGYATHSPASCSAGGSPDPGAGLIELPAYADMTAKDVAEVCQRLRRVAAAYRQCVSNRQDGDDHERCYQ, encoded by the coding sequence ATGTCTTACCAACGTCTGCCCTATGCCGATTGGGGTTGGGCCGAGTTGCGAGCCGTGCTGGCAGCCATGCTCTGCGGCCGCATACGCCGTGGCCCCGGTGCCAGGCAACTGGCGGGCGCACTTGCCGGGTTGTTGACCGTGCCGCATGTCCTGCCGGTCAATTCCGGCCGTACCGCACTGCGTCTCGGCCTTGAGGCCCTGATGCAGTTGCGGCCGGGGAGCAACGAGGTGATCATCCCCGCGTTCATATGCCCGGCGGTTGTCGAGGTTGTCAACTTGCTCGGGTTGGTGCCGGTTTTCGCCAATGTCGGTGCCGACCTCAACCTGGATCCCGGCGGTTGTGAGCAGCGGATTGGCAGCCGGACGCTGGCGATCATCGTTGCCCATATGTACGGGTGCCCGGCGAAGATCGAAGCCTTCGCCACCATTGCCAAAGCGGCGAGGGTGTTTCTGGTGGATGACGCGGCACAGGTCGTCGGGGAATCGGTGGGCGGCCGCATGTTGGGGACCTTTGGCGATTTCGGTGTGCTCAGTTTCGCCCAGTCGAAGTGTGTCGTGACTGGCGAGAGCGGTGGTGGTGGCGTCCTGATCTGCCATGAGAATGAAGTCTTGCCCATCGTGCGGGCGCGGGTCGCAGGGCTGGCACCGGCGGAAGGGCGTTTGCGGGCACTGGTTGCGTTCTTCTGGAACTACCTTTTGGAGTCGCACACCGCAGCGCTGAGCTATCGCTGGCAGCGCCTGCGGCAGCAGGTTCTTGGCGCCAGAGTGCGCGGACTCGTGCCCGCAGGGATCGCGAACCTCGATGCGTGCCTGGCCCTGGTGCAGCTGAATTCGCTGTCGCGGCGGCGCGAACAGCGCCTTCGGATTCTCGGCCAGTATGCCGATGTGCTGGCGGCGCCTGGCGATCCATGGCTGATGCCGCAGTTCGCGCCCGGACGGTACCTGGCGCGGGTGATGGTCTCCCTGCCGCCCGGTGTCGAACTCGACGAGTGCCAGCGGCAACTGCGGCGAGAGTCCGTGTGCACCCGGCGCGGCTACGCGACGCATTCCCCCGCATCCTGTTCGGCCGGAGGGTCGCCGGATCCTGGCGCGGGCCTGATCGAACTGCCGGCCTATGCGGACATGACTGCCAAGGATGTCGCAGAGGTCTGCCAGCGGCTGCGACGTGTGGCGGCAGCGTATCGACAATGTGTTTCCAATCGTCAGGACGGAGATGATCATGAGCGATGTTATCAATAG
- a CDS encoding class I SAM-dependent methyltransferase, giving the protein MLELYLQDHGRVVDGEWPARQVVSCRLVGGDRGSPVTTPMIGRLHGCEASYDEPLPFTAASFDLVILHHTLDDLAAALPQRPPRQVAEEWLARIASILRPGGVVAGCGRNGSSPRGWHWRRRAVPSGSSEVAALSVLSCQGALLSAGFRGIQVCNLWPDPQAPSTLAAVEVEASRRAFRYALESSRDSLSRSGYLLRKAVVELGLNRFLEPHLFYWGCRSC; this is encoded by the coding sequence GTGTTGGAGTTGTACCTTCAGGATCACGGGCGGGTGGTCGACGGCGAGTGGCCGGCGCGCCAAGTGGTGAGTTGTCGCCTGGTTGGCGGTGACCGTGGGTCGCCCGTCACGACTCCGATGATCGGCCGCCTGCACGGCTGCGAGGCGTCCTACGACGAGCCGCTGCCATTCACCGCTGCAAGTTTCGATCTTGTGATCCTGCACCATACCCTGGATGATCTGGCGGCAGCCTTGCCGCAGCGACCCCCTCGCCAAGTTGCCGAAGAGTGGCTGGCCAGGATCGCGTCGATTCTCAGGCCGGGTGGGGTGGTCGCCGGTTGCGGACGCAACGGCAGCAGCCCGCGCGGCTGGCATTGGCGCCGGCGGGCAGTGCCTTCGGGTTCCTCGGAGGTGGCGGCGCTGAGCGTGCTTTCGTGCCAGGGCGCCCTGCTCAGTGCAGGTTTCCGTGGCATCCAGGTGTGCAACCTGTGGCCGGACCCACAGGCTCCGAGCACCCTTGCCGCGGTCGAAGTGGAAGCCTCGCGCCGGGCATTCCGCTACGCGCTGGAGTCTTCGCGTGACTCCCTGAGCCGTTCCGGATACCTGTTGCGAAAGGCGGTCGTCGAACTGGGCCTCAACCGCTTTCTCGAGCCACACCTCTTCTATTGGGGGTGCCGGTCGTGCTGA
- a CDS encoding class I SAM-dependent DNA methyltransferase, which produces MSDSESTQIGDYRTSHIERGENYDRNLAKDPFDAYMCDMERVHLQRILPQLFPDGIARYLDFACGTARITQTVAPFARETIGVDLSPSMLAAARQRCPSVRFVEADLTRAAIDLGTFDLATAFRFFGNAQPTLRQQVLQVLADLVRPGGYLVLNNHRNPGSLAALFHRLTGGQPEMDLTHHALQRLLAKHGFQVVNSLPIGAWLYRSRMLGQVRTVDDGSLRREAMFGHRFLAPVAPDTILVARRRA; this is translated from the coding sequence ATGAGTGACAGTGAATCGACGCAGATTGGCGATTACCGGACGAGCCACATCGAGCGCGGCGAGAACTATGACCGCAATCTGGCCAAGGACCCGTTTGACGCCTACATGTGCGACATGGAGCGCGTTCATCTGCAGCGCATCCTGCCGCAGCTCTTTCCGGACGGCATTGCCCGCTACCTGGATTTTGCTTGTGGCACGGCTCGCATCACTCAGACCGTCGCCCCCTTCGCACGCGAGACGATTGGGGTTGACCTATCGCCGAGCATGCTTGCTGCGGCGCGTCAGAGGTGTCCGAGTGTCCGTTTCGTCGAGGCTGACCTGACCCGGGCAGCAATCGATCTGGGTACTTTCGATCTGGCGACGGCGTTCCGGTTCTTCGGCAACGCGCAGCCGACGCTGCGGCAGCAGGTGCTGCAGGTGCTGGCCGATCTCGTCAGGCCCGGAGGCTACCTGGTCCTCAACAATCACCGCAATCCTGGCTCGCTGGCGGCGCTCTTCCATCGCCTGACGGGCGGCCAACCCGAGATGGACCTGACCCACCACGCGCTGCAGCGGCTGCTGGCCAAGCACGGCTTTCAGGTCGTCAATAGCCTGCCGATCGGTGCCTGGCTCTACCGCTCACGGATGCTGGGACAAGTACGCACCGTGGATGATGGATCGTTGCGCCGCGAGGCGATGTTTGGCCATCGGTTTCTGGCGCCGGTGGCGCCCGACACCATACTGGTTGCTCGCCGTCGTGCCTGA
- a CDS encoding polysaccharide deacetylase family protein has protein sequence MIRTLANLLSPAGKNGRLSILIFHRVVARRDEVFDWNPDAIAFAQRMRWLRSWFHVLPLDEAVQRLREHSLPARAAAVSFDDGYADNYHVALPILQQLGVPATFFVATGYLDGGRMWNDTVIESVRHCGQATLDLSGIGLGTHDLSSPAAMRRTISVVLDGLKYKPPGERSQAADHVAQVAGCRLPTDLMMTSEQVRAMRRAGMLIGAHTATHPILARLGLDEAQREVVASRDFLQDLLQERVGLFAYPNGRPSLDYRTEDAECIRSLDFDAAVTTAWGVADAGSDLMQLPRFTPWDGTRLRFGLRLLRNLLDDSRRASMQLAG, from the coding sequence ATGATCAGGACTCTGGCCAATCTGCTGTCGCCAGCAGGAAAGAACGGACGCCTCTCCATCCTCATCTTCCATCGCGTCGTTGCCCGGCGGGATGAGGTTTTCGACTGGAATCCGGATGCCATCGCCTTCGCGCAGAGGATGCGATGGCTGCGCAGCTGGTTTCACGTTCTGCCACTGGACGAAGCCGTCCAGCGGCTGCGCGAGCACTCCCTGCCCGCACGGGCGGCAGCGGTGAGCTTCGATGATGGGTATGCCGACAACTATCATGTCGCGCTGCCGATACTGCAGCAATTGGGTGTTCCCGCCACGTTTTTCGTCGCTACCGGCTACCTCGACGGTGGCCGCATGTGGAACGATACGGTCATCGAGTCCGTCAGACACTGCGGTCAGGCGACGCTTGACCTGTCCGGGATCGGGCTGGGCACCCATGACCTCAGTTCGCCAGCGGCCATGCGTCGGACGATATCTGTGGTGCTCGACGGCCTCAAGTACAAGCCTCCTGGCGAACGCAGCCAAGCGGCCGACCACGTGGCGCAAGTCGCTGGCTGCCGTCTACCCACGGATCTGATGATGACCTCGGAACAGGTGCGCGCGATGCGCCGCGCCGGGATGCTCATCGGTGCCCACACCGCGACGCATCCAATTCTCGCACGCCTGGGCCTGGACGAGGCGCAGCGTGAAGTGGTCGCCAGCAGGGACTTCCTGCAGGATCTCCTGCAGGAGCGGGTCGGCCTGTTCGCCTACCCCAATGGCCGACCGTCGTTGGACTACCGCACCGAAGATGCGGAGTGCATTCGTTCCCTTGATTTCGATGCGGCCGTGACGACCGCATGGGGTGTCGCCGATGCCGGCAGCGATCTCATGCAACTGCCTCGATTCACCCCCTGGGACGGTACGCGCCTGCGCTTCGGGCTCAGACTGCTCAGGAACCTGCTCGACGACTCACGGCGGGCGAGCATGCAGCTTGCCGGCTGA
- a CDS encoding glycosyltransferase, with product MSDVINSSEPGPVTQSRAIWPVMVLAHNEERHIDSCLESIFAADPDGPFEVFVMANGCTDRTEEIVRAYGRKNPRVHLVSITLGDKCNAWNVFIHETVPQHCAGQEIYFFMDGDARAVPGSFSAMERAMRAEPQAQAVGVPPASGRSMRHDREELLRERGLVANLYALRGSFVIRCQQLGVRIPLRLEGDDGLVGALVKWDLNPSQPMNDLLIAPCADAGFIFESFTISRFADVRAYWRRMVRYGRRGYEFKLLGPRLQAGGIAAMPQDIREIYGDSDRLSLTWNGIYTVTNWFALREMRAIGRS from the coding sequence ATGAGCGATGTTATCAATAGCAGTGAACCGGGCCCGGTGACGCAGTCGCGCGCCATCTGGCCCGTGATGGTCCTCGCCCACAACGAGGAGCGGCATATCGATTCGTGCCTCGAGAGCATCTTCGCGGCCGACCCGGACGGTCCTTTCGAAGTGTTCGTCATGGCCAACGGCTGTACCGACCGCACCGAGGAAATCGTCCGCGCGTACGGCAGGAAGAATCCGCGCGTTCATCTCGTCTCGATCACGCTCGGTGACAAGTGCAACGCCTGGAACGTCTTCATCCATGAGACCGTTCCCCAGCATTGCGCCGGGCAGGAAATCTATTTCTTCATGGATGGCGACGCGCGTGCCGTTCCGGGCTCGTTCTCGGCGATGGAACGGGCCATGCGGGCGGAACCGCAGGCGCAGGCAGTCGGTGTGCCGCCGGCATCCGGGCGCAGCATGCGCCATGACCGCGAGGAGTTGCTTCGTGAACGCGGGCTGGTAGCCAACCTGTACGCGCTGCGTGGCTCCTTCGTGATCCGTTGCCAGCAGCTCGGCGTCAGAATCCCACTCCGACTCGAAGGTGACGACGGTCTGGTGGGCGCACTGGTGAAGTGGGATCTGAATCCGTCACAGCCGATGAACGACCTGCTTATCGCGCCCTGCGCGGATGCCGGGTTCATCTTCGAGTCCTTCACCATCTCGCGGTTCGCCGATGTCCGGGCCTACTGGCGACGCATGGTGCGTTACGGTCGCAGGGGCTACGAGTTCAAGCTTCTCGGCCCCCGTCTGCAGGCCGGCGGGATTGCCGCGATGCCGCAAGACATTCGCGAAATCTACGGCGATTCCGATCGTCTCTCGCTGACCTGGAACGGCATCTACACGGTGACCAACTGGTTCGCCCTGCGGGAAATGCGCGCAATTGGCCGCAGCTAG